In Torulaspora delbrueckii CBS 1146 chromosome 1, complete genome, one genomic interval encodes:
- the NCB2 gene encoding negative cofactor 2 transcription regulator complex subunit NCB2 (similar to Saccharomyces cerevisiae NCB2 (YDR397C); ancestral locus Anc_5.489): protein MANELEDVSLPKATVQKIISEVLEPDLTFSKEAREIIIKSGIEFIMILSSMASEMAESDAKKTIAPEHVIKALEELEYNEFVPFLEQQLAEYKGSQRIKEKRDAKFKKSGLSEEELLRQQEELFRQSRSRLHQTSVSGASSDGVKAEEDDV, encoded by the coding sequence CAAAAGATCATCTCCGAAGTACTGGAACCAGACCTGACCTTCAGTAAGGAGGCGCGCGAAATCATTATCAAGTCCGGGATAGAGTTCATCATGATCCTATCGTCGATGGCTTCTGAGATGGCCGAAAGTGATGCCAAGAAGACCATAGCTCCTGAGCATGTGATAAAGGCTCTAGAAGAATTGGAGTATAATGAGTTTGTACCGTTCTTGGAACAGCAATTGGCAGAGTATAAGGGATCGCAAAGGATTAAGGAGAAGCGAGATGCCAAGTTCAAGAAGTCGGGGCTTTCCGAGGAAGAGTTACTACGACAACAGGAAGAATTGTTCAGACAATCTCGTTCGCGATTGCATCAGACTAGTGTTAGTGGTGCTAGTAGCGATGGTGTGAAGGCTGAAGAGGACGATGTGTGA